In one Dehalogenimonas formicexedens genomic region, the following are encoded:
- a CDS encoding proton-conducting transporter membrane subunit gives MEFLIIVGFAAPALLIAAASFLLGRFRPQTDGRLLNSFLIAESIIYSGLAVWLVATDLPRYLVGNHYLFADTFGAYEILITSVLFLLSAVYSRGYLASLLDRGEIERSLLGLFYGSFALLPLVLVLGFLANNIALMWIFAELSTLLSVVLLVTLKARENITAALKYVFVTSTAMLFAFIGVIVLFALSRTAVPGGTLNWTDLMSAASAIPPKLYTFAFVLLFIGFAAKAAIVPFHTWLPTVYVRAPSVVAVISGAVLNLGLYAIIRLYAIGHRAGDDNFLNPLLISFGAISIFIAALALIARTNTKKVIAFSGVEQAGLILVAIGLGSPVALFWALFHKAGNALVKALLFFSAGIFHRQYNSNKFFAVKSPFRLQPLAAWGLILGSAAAIGTPTLPVFLAKFNILSIMASQALPLFIAVLAGFLLVAAGFGYYLVRAFSQPDDETIQPYPTPMTMKAPIILTLLALFALGLYLPGWLNSILSTIVSDLGL, from the coding sequence ATGGAATTCCTGATCATTGTCGGCTTTGCGGCCCCGGCGCTGCTGATCGCCGCGGCGTCGTTCTTACTCGGCCGTTTCCGTCCTCAGACCGATGGACGACTGCTTAACAGCTTCCTCATCGCCGAGTCGATCATTTATTCAGGTCTGGCGGTGTGGCTGGTCGCCACTGATCTGCCTCGTTATCTGGTCGGCAACCATTATCTCTTCGCCGACACCTTCGGCGCGTATGAGATATTGATCACCTCGGTTCTGTTCCTTTTATCGGCGGTCTATTCCCGGGGTTACCTGGCATCGCTGCTTGATCGGGGAGAAATAGAGAGGTCGCTTCTCGGCCTGTTCTATGGCTCTTTCGCCCTGTTGCCCCTGGTGCTGGTGTTGGGCTTTTTGGCCAACAACATCGCCCTGATGTGGATCTTCGCCGAGCTTTCCACCCTGTTGTCGGTTGTCCTCCTGGTGACATTGAAAGCCAGGGAGAATATCACCGCGGCGCTCAAGTACGTTTTCGTGACCTCGACCGCCATGCTCTTCGCCTTTATCGGCGTCATCGTGTTATTCGCCTTGTCGCGGACCGCGGTGCCGGGCGGCACCCTGAATTGGACCGACCTGATGTCGGCGGCTTCCGCCATCCCGCCCAAGCTCTACACCTTCGCCTTCGTGCTGCTGTTTATCGGTTTCGCCGCCAAGGCGGCTATCGTTCCTTTTCATACTTGGCTCCCCACCGTCTATGTCAGGGCGCCTTCGGTGGTGGCGGTTATCTCGGGCGCGGTGCTCAACCTGGGGTTGTACGCCATCATCCGCTTGTATGCCATAGGCCACCGCGCCGGCGATGACAATTTCCTGAATCCGCTGCTTATCAGCTTCGGCGCCATCAGCATTTTCATCGCCGCCCTGGCGCTCATCGCCCGCACCAACACCAAGAAGGTCATCGCCTTTTCCGGTGTGGAGCAAGCCGGATTGATCCTCGTCGCCATCGGCTTGGGCTCGCCGGTCGCCTTGTTCTGGGCATTATTCCACAAAGCCGGGAATGCGCTGGTGAAAGCGCTGCTTTTTTTCTCCGCCGGCATTTTTCACCGCCAGTACAATTCCAATAAGTTCTTTGCCGTAAAGAGCCCCTTCCGGCTGCAACCTTTGGCCGCCTGGGGTTTGATCCTCGGCTCAGCCGCGGCCATCGGCACCCCGACGCTGCCCGTATTTTTGGCCAAGTTCAATATTCTTTCGATCATGGCTTCCCAGGCGTTACCCCTGTTCATCGCCGTGCTGGCCGGGTTTTTACTGGTCGCCGCCGGTTTCGGCTATTACCTCGTCAGGGCGTTTTCCCAGCCGGATGACGAAACCATCCAGCCTTACCCCACCCCGATGACCATGAAAGCCCCGATAATTTTGACGCTCCTGGCATTGTTCGCCCTCGGGCTCTATCTGCCCGGTTGGCTCAATAGCATCCTGAGTACCATCGTTTCTGACCTGGGTCTGTAA
- a CDS encoding hydrogenase subunit: MTDTVFGDDIIKILLVFLIGSAALIITQRSLTSLFSIYALQSGILAAIALVLFSRESTLSLLLMALLTIISKVIIIPMFLRRLLAVMPIKRDLEFRYLTPIGSIIMSAALFFVVYKAFGVFSASLDVGPLFLLGAIIGVSLALMGMLVIVSRRKVVTKIIGYLTMENGVLLFSLFIAEMPFIIEVLIVVDLLMIIVLSTVLAFGIDSSVEAFHKRLSQLGLESED; encoded by the coding sequence ATGACAGATACCGTATTTGGCGATGACATCATCAAGATACTGCTGGTGTTCCTGATCGGCAGCGCGGCGCTGATCATCACCCAGCGGTCCCTGACGTCGCTCTTTTCGATCTACGCCCTGCAGTCGGGCATACTCGCGGCAATAGCCCTGGTACTGTTCTCCCGGGAGTCCACCCTGAGCCTGCTCCTGATGGCGCTGCTGACCATAATTTCCAAGGTGATTATCATCCCGATGTTCCTGCGCCGTCTGCTGGCGGTGATGCCCATAAAGCGGGACCTGGAGTTCCGTTACCTGACGCCGATCGGTTCCATCATCATGTCGGCGGCGCTGTTTTTTGTAGTCTATAAGGCCTTCGGGGTATTCTCAGCCTCGCTCGATGTCGGCCCGTTGTTCCTTTTGGGCGCGATTATAGGCGTCTCGTTGGCATTGATGGGCATGCTGGTTATCGTGAGCCGGCGCAAGGTGGTTACCAAGATCATCGGTTACCTCACGATGGAAAACGGGGTGCTTCTTTTTTCGCTGTTCATCGCCGAGATGCCTTTCATCATTGAGGTGTTGATCGTGGTTGACCTGCTGATGATCATCGTCCTGTCCACGGTCCTGGCTTTCGGCATCGATTCGTCGGTGGAGGCCTTCCACAAGCGGCTGAGCCAGCTCGGCCTGGAGTCGGAAGACTGA
- a CDS encoding respiratory chain complex I subunit 1 family protein, producing MILNTVLYLLLNTIFVVAISPLAMTLIKKVKAYTQGRVGPPLLQGYYNLFKLFKKEIVYSPNSSFIMRLAPYLNIGFLLAASVMVPVVFLPQVSGIGNIILFLYLMVTAKFFMALAGLDAGSTFGGMGSSREMSLSAIIEPVTITSVAALAFVLKSTDIPEMFATTLNGSLAQYPTLILVAFSLFIVIIVETARVPVDNPETHLELTMIHEAMILEQTGPKLALMELSQGVKQTILMALLINIVWPVGLASNAGIVPIAVSMASFAAKVLTFSIVVGVFESMMAKIRLFRLPSFFMLALFFSFATIVFELLA from the coding sequence GTGATCTTGAACACGGTTCTTTATCTTCTTTTGAACACCATTTTCGTGGTGGCGATTTCGCCGCTGGCTATGACGCTGATCAAGAAGGTCAAAGCCTACACCCAGGGACGCGTCGGCCCCCCGCTCCTGCAGGGTTACTACAACCTTTTCAAGCTGTTCAAAAAGGAGATAGTCTACTCTCCGAACTCATCCTTCATCATGCGCCTGGCGCCATACCTTAATATCGGTTTCCTGCTGGCGGCGTCGGTCATGGTGCCGGTCGTTTTCCTTCCCCAGGTTTCGGGGATCGGCAACATCATTCTCTTCTTATACCTGATGGTGACTGCCAAATTCTTCATGGCGCTGGCGGGACTGGACGCCGGTTCGACCTTCGGCGGCATGGGTTCGTCCCGTGAAATGAGCCTGTCGGCCATTATCGAGCCGGTAACGATCACCTCGGTCGCGGCCCTCGCATTCGTCCTAAAGTCCACCGATATCCCGGAAATGTTCGCCACCACTCTCAACGGGTCGCTGGCCCAGTATCCTACGCTTATCCTGGTGGCCTTCTCGCTGTTCATCGTCATCATAGTGGAGACCGCCCGCGTTCCCGTCGATAATCCTGAGACGCACCTTGAACTGACCATGATCCATGAAGCCATGATCCTGGAACAGACCGGGCCCAAGCTGGCGCTAATGGAACTGTCGCAGGGGGTCAAGCAGACCATCCTGATGGCGCTATTGATAAACATCGTCTGGCCGGTGGGGCTTGCCTCGAATGCCGGGATCGTTCCGATCGCCGTTTCAATGGCGAGTTTCGCCGCCAAAGTTCTGACCTTTTCCATAGTCGTTGGAGTTTTTGAATCGATGATGGCCAAGATCAGGTTGTTCCGCCTGCCCAGCTTTTTTATGCTGGCGCTGTTCTTTTCCTTCGCGACAATCGTTTTTGAGTTACTGGCATGA
- a CDS encoding proton-conducting transporter membrane subunit, whose translation MIEGLFLGGGAAMVLAALTSVTGSRERGSGRRFALGLVMAGALAWIAASIVILADDSDLTFRIYSLTPQLGIAFHLDRLAAFFILIVSSVAACVAIYSLKYIEHTGSQARRDMSVAAMSVFILSMVLVVASANFFGFIFFWELMSLSSLFLVMFDREKAETVKAGIYYLVMTQFSTLFLLLGALLLHRYTGSFDIASAGGLTLSTAGIIFIAFFIGFGTKAGIIPFHKWLPFAHAAAPSNISALMSGVMIKVAIYGLIRVLLDVLSPDLWWGTLLLVFGTVSAVLGVIYALKEHDLKKLLAFHSIENIGIIVIGLGLWVIFSHYSLNTLADLSLFGALFHTLNHAIFKSLLFMTAGSVVAATHTRNIEEMGGLVKTMPVTAAIFLIGSAAISALPPLNGFASEVMLFQAYLGAFQVPSPLTAVLLFTALAGFALMSALAAACFVKAFGAVFLALPRSREAEHAREAPRAMLVGPGILAAACIILGVFSYQILRAIGLDLPLPNVLPVSLIAAAVFWLAVLALRRSEAKARVSETWGCGIHTQTSKMEYTASGFSEPIITIFSPIFRTRKTGKREFFDKDKAIVSGGSGEVHTLQFFEERIYLPTALFVKRIASFISRLHNVDLDANVMYVFAVVVVILLAVGQLL comes from the coding sequence ATGATAGAGGGGCTATTCCTCGGCGGTGGGGCGGCGATGGTGCTGGCGGCTCTGACGTCGGTCACCGGGAGCCGGGAAAGGGGCAGCGGGCGCCGTTTCGCCTTGGGCCTCGTGATGGCCGGCGCCCTTGCCTGGATCGCGGCGTCCATTGTCATCCTCGCTGACGACTCCGACCTCACCTTCCGGATTTATTCGCTCACACCGCAACTCGGGATCGCGTTTCACCTCGACCGGCTCGCCGCTTTCTTCATCCTGATTGTCAGTTCCGTTGCCGCTTGTGTCGCCATTTACTCGCTCAAATACATCGAGCACACGGGTAGCCAGGCACGGCGCGACATGTCGGTGGCGGCCATGTCCGTTTTCATTTTGTCGATGGTGCTGGTGGTGGCTTCGGCCAACTTCTTCGGGTTCATTTTTTTCTGGGAGCTGATGTCGCTGTCCTCATTGTTCCTGGTCATGTTTGACCGGGAGAAGGCGGAGACCGTTAAAGCCGGCATTTACTACCTGGTGATGACCCAGTTTTCGACATTATTCCTCTTATTGGGGGCTCTCCTTTTGCACCGCTACACCGGGAGCTTCGATATCGCGTCAGCCGGCGGCCTCACCCTGTCGACGGCAGGAATAATCTTCATTGCCTTCTTTATCGGCTTTGGCACCAAGGCTGGCATCATTCCCTTCCACAAGTGGCTGCCCTTCGCCCACGCCGCCGCCCCGTCCAACATCTCGGCGCTGATGTCCGGGGTGATGATCAAGGTAGCAATCTACGGCTTGATCCGCGTCCTCCTCGATGTCCTGTCGCCTGACCTGTGGTGGGGAACATTGTTGTTGGTCTTCGGCACCGTATCGGCGGTTCTGGGCGTCATCTATGCCCTCAAGGAACATGACCTCAAGAAATTGCTGGCTTTTCACTCCATCGAAAATATCGGCATCATCGTCATCGGCCTCGGCCTGTGGGTCATCTTCAGCCACTATAGCCTGAACACCCTGGCCGACCTGTCGCTTTTCGGCGCGTTGTTCCATACCCTGAACCACGCCATATTCAAGAGCCTGCTGTTCATGACGGCGGGCTCGGTGGTGGCTGCCACCCATACCCGGAACATCGAGGAGATGGGCGGTCTGGTGAAAACCATGCCAGTTACGGCGGCGATATTCCTCATCGGCTCGGCTGCCATTTCGGCTTTACCTCCGCTCAACGGTTTTGCGTCGGAGGTGATGCTTTTCCAGGCTTACCTCGGCGCCTTTCAGGTGCCCAGCCCTTTGACGGCGGTACTGCTGTTCACCGCCCTGGCCGGTTTTGCCTTGATGAGCGCCCTGGCGGCCGCCTGTTTCGTCAAGGCATTCGGCGCCGTCTTCCTGGCCCTGCCCCGGTCGCGCGAAGCGGAGCATGCCCGTGAAGCGCCCCGCGCCATGCTTGTCGGCCCCGGCATTCTGGCCGCGGCTTGTATCATCCTGGGCGTTTTCAGCTACCAGATATTGAGGGCAATCGGTCTGGACTTGCCATTACCTAACGTCCTGCCGGTCAGCCTCATCGCCGCCGCCGTATTTTGGTTGGCGGTACTCGCGTTACGCCGGTCGGAGGCCAAAGCCCGAGTCTCCGAAACCTGGGGCTGCGGCATCCACACCCAGACGAGCAAGATGGAGTACACCGCCTCCGGGTTCTCCGAACCGATAATCACCATCTTCAGTCCGATCTTCCGCACCAGGAAAACCGGTAAGCGCGAGTTTTTCGATAAAGACAAAGCGATAGTCTCGGGCGGTTCAGGCGAGGTGCATACCCTGCAGTTCTTCGAGGAACGTATCTACCTGCCGACGGCCCTTTTCGTCAAGCGGATAGCCTCCTTTATTTCCAGGCTCCACAACGTTGACCTTGACGCCAATGTCATGTACGTTTTTGCCGTTGTGGTCGTTATCCTCCTGGCAGTAGGACAACTGCTGTGA
- a CDS encoding Smr/MutS family protein, producing the protein MSKKTRPGIPGGKSPGNPGYPDAVPSLDLHGLTVVEALPEVDEFLHSSFRAGYFRVRVIHGKGTGVLKLEVARYLATHPLVLRYQSSDSYHGGSGATEVDITNR; encoded by the coding sequence ATGTCAAAAAAGACGCGGCCCGGAATTCCCGGCGGTAAATCACCCGGCAATCCCGGCTATCCCGACGCCGTACCGAGCCTCGATCTCCACGGACTCACCGTGGTTGAAGCGCTGCCGGAAGTAGATGAATTCCTGCATTCATCGTTCCGGGCGGGATATTTCAGGGTGAGAGTCATCCACGGCAAAGGCACCGGCGTCCTCAAGCTCGAGGTCGCCCGCTATCTCGCCACCCATCCGCTCGTCCTGCGCTACCAGTCTTCCGACTCCTACCACGGCGGCTCGGGCGCCACCGAAGTCGACATCACCAACCGATGA
- a CDS encoding GH3 family domain-containing protein → MSQLSELFRQGKYDEMWDRCCGFIDLSLPEFMGIQKRLLMEQLELLKNCQLGKGILKGANPTSVEEFRRMVPLTSYEDYAPYLLKRRWEVLPRKPILWQYTSGKSAEYSYRWAPVTARMLDETEALVFALSFFSAATKRYDIKIRPGDRVLYGMAPPPYATGTMTRVFPHEMFDFLPPVSEAEQVSFEDRINTGFKMGLDHGMDWVLSMSSVAYAIGERFKHSGGSVDIKKLVKQPRTLARLIKGKVVSKLAGRQMLPKDLWKLKGLITYGIDGDVFRDKIKDMWGQYPLDFHGCTEAPIIAMQTWDHEGMTFVPHMNFFEFIPEAEAVKCWQDPTYQPETFLMDELKPGKYELVITNLHGGAFVRYRLGHLVEITALRNDKLDIDIPQMRFLTRLDDQIDIAGFTRLSEKVIWQALENSGIEYEDWTARKEVVGDKPELHVYVELKRHETRTAQEVASAIHSELKKLDTPYAELEEFTGLQPIDATVLPHGAFKLYKMKQQAGGAELAHLKPPHINPSDTIVEFLTSIAGRVRVAETEPVTAAV, encoded by the coding sequence GTGAGCCAGCTATCTGAGTTATTCCGCCAGGGTAAATACGATGAAATGTGGGACCGCTGCTGCGGCTTCATCGACCTTTCGCTCCCGGAGTTCATGGGTATCCAGAAGAGGTTGCTCATGGAGCAACTGGAACTACTGAAAAATTGCCAGCTCGGCAAAGGCATCCTGAAGGGTGCCAACCCGACCAGCGTTGAAGAATTCCGAAGGATGGTGCCGTTGACCAGCTACGAGGACTACGCCCCTTACCTCCTGAAACGGCGCTGGGAAGTTCTGCCGCGCAAGCCTATCCTGTGGCAGTATACTTCCGGCAAGAGCGCTGAGTATTCCTACCGCTGGGCGCCGGTGACCGCCAGGATGCTTGACGAGACCGAAGCCCTGGTGTTCGCGCTGTCCTTCTTCTCCGCGGCGACCAAGAGATATGACATCAAGATCCGCCCCGGTGACCGCGTCCTTTACGGGATGGCCCCGCCGCCCTACGCTACCGGCACGATGACCCGCGTTTTCCCCCACGAGATGTTCGATTTCCTGCCTCCTGTTTCGGAAGCCGAGCAGGTTTCGTTCGAAGACCGGATAAACACCGGGTTCAAGATGGGGCTGGACCACGGCATGGATTGGGTTCTGTCCATGTCCAGCGTCGCCTACGCCATCGGTGAGAGGTTCAAGCACAGCGGCGGTTCCGTGGATATCAAGAAACTGGTGAAACAGCCCAGGACATTGGCGCGGCTGATAAAAGGCAAGGTGGTCTCCAAACTGGCAGGACGCCAGATGCTGCCCAAGGATCTCTGGAAGCTTAAGGGGCTGATCACCTACGGCATCGATGGCGACGTCTTCCGCGATAAGATTAAAGATATGTGGGGCCAGTACCCCCTTGATTTCCACGGATGCACCGAGGCTCCCATCATCGCCATGCAGACCTGGGATCACGAAGGCATGACTTTCGTACCCCATATGAACTTTTTTGAATTCATCCCTGAAGCCGAAGCCGTTAAGTGCTGGCAGGATCCAACCTATCAGCCTGAGACTTTCCTGATGGATGAACTCAAGCCCGGTAAGTATGAGTTGGTGATCACCAATCTACACGGAGGCGCCTTTGTCCGGTACCGCCTGGGTCACCTGGTAGAGATCACCGCGCTGCGGAACGACAAGCTTGATATCGACATCCCGCAAATGAGGTTCCTGACCAGGCTGGACGACCAGATAGATATCGCGGGCTTCACCAGGCTTTCCGAAAAGGTTATCTGGCAGGCGCTTGAAAACTCCGGAATAGAGTATGAAGACTGGACCGCCCGCAAGGAGGTCGTGGGTGACAAGCCTGAGCTTCATGTTTACGTTGAATTGAAACGCCATGAAACCAGGACGGCGCAGGAAGTAGCGTCGGCCATACACTCGGAACTCAAGAAACTCGATACCCCGTACGCCGAACTGGAAGAGTTCACCGGCCTTCAACCCATTGACGCCACTGTACTGCCGCACGGGGCTTTCAAATTGTACAAAATGAAGCAGCAGGCCGGCGGCGCTGAACTGGCGCATTTGAAACCGCCGCACATCAATCCCTCCGATACGATCGTTGAATTCCTGACCTCGATCGCCGGCCGCGTCAGGGTCGCGGAAACAGAACCCGTTACGGCCGCTGTTTAG
- a CDS encoding methyltransferase family protein, giving the protein MKYILMGSAGFLLMHLLDLASMKKMPFLKPILSFCGTALIAISLVMVAVTGVKFGLSGWMSMAGWIVFMVSISLMAYSLYFALPAGDTYIKSGTSGQLVTRGIYALVRHPWLLFFALSMAGLVIGSRSVLAFQAGLAWTILSLVLVYLQDRKIFPRMFSGYSEYRKTTPMLLPNQKSVTAFIEGLKQNKVPEV; this is encoded by the coding sequence ATGAAATACATTCTAATGGGCTCCGCCGGGTTCCTCCTGATGCACCTCCTGGACTTGGCGTCCATGAAAAAAATGCCCTTCCTGAAACCGATCCTTTCTTTTTGCGGCACCGCCCTCATTGCCATCTCTTTGGTAATGGTCGCCGTGACCGGCGTTAAATTCGGCCTTTCCGGTTGGATGTCGATGGCAGGCTGGATCGTTTTTATGGTCTCGATCTCGCTTATGGCCTATTCACTCTACTTTGCTCTTCCGGCGGGCGACACCTATATCAAATCGGGAACCAGCGGGCAATTGGTGACCAGGGGAATCTACGCCCTTGTCCGCCATCCCTGGCTTCTTTTTTTCGCCCTTTCGATGGCCGGGCTGGTAATCGGTTCCCGGTCGGTCCTGGCATTCCAGGCCGGTCTAGCCTGGACAATCCTGTCCCTGGTCCTTGTTTATCTTCAGGATCGGAAAATCTTCCCGCGGATGTTTTCCGGATATTCGGAATATCGGAAGACGACCCCGATGTTGCTGCCCAATCAAAAAAGTGTTACCGCCTTCATCGAAGGATTGAAACAAAATAAGGTACCGGAGGTCTAA
- a CDS encoding winged helix-turn-helix domain-containing protein produces the protein MRLDRRRSSIEIIADMLRLGEAGKTEIMYSVNMSYFQLQKYLNFMVERELIDRVKLGNPSVAYRVTKKGLSLLRNIDEILDTLNLKDDGEETPQTGA, from the coding sequence ATGAGATTAGACCGCCGACGGTCGAGTATCGAAATAATTGCCGATATGCTACGCTTGGGCGAAGCAGGCAAGACGGAGATCATGTACTCCGTCAACATGAGCTATTTTCAGCTTCAGAAGTACCTTAACTTCATGGTCGAGCGGGAACTGATCGACAGAGTAAAGCTGGGCAATCCTTCGGTCGCCTATCGGGTAACCAAGAAGGGGCTTAGTCTTTTGCGCAACATCGACGAGATCCTCGACACCCTCAATCTCAAAGACGACGGCGAAGAGACGCCCCAGACAGGAGCCTGA
- a CDS encoding type IV pilus twitching motility protein PilT, which produces MKADELLRAMVKVGASDMHLKVPNPPVFRIDGILKRQPQYPCINAADMERLMREMTTPQQQETFYATKELDFAISVPDVSRFRVNILFQRGTISIAVRMVPFQIMTIDMLNQPTIFKSLIMKPRGLILVTGPTGSGKSTSMAAMLQHLNENRNSSVITIEDPIEYVFQDNKCIIAQRELGGDTNSYPIALRHALRHDPDVIVVGEIRDVESLTTAIAAAETGHLVLGTLHTINAVQTVDRVIDMYPPGQQHQIRLQLSQVLEAIISQTLVIRANGRGRVGVYEILLATTAVRNLVREGKTFELQSIMQLNRQMGMQTLDQHLAELAANGIIAKEEALMKSDSPERLERLIEEAKRNVKGPDPFKR; this is translated from the coding sequence ATGAAAGCTGACGAACTACTCCGGGCGATGGTCAAGGTCGGAGCTTCCGACATGCACCTGAAAGTACCCAATCCCCCCGTTTTCAGGATCGACGGTATCCTAAAAAGACAGCCCCAATACCCCTGCATCAACGCCGCCGACATGGAGCGCCTGATGAGGGAAATGACCACACCTCAACAGCAGGAGACTTTTTACGCCACCAAGGAACTGGATTTCGCAATCTCCGTTCCCGACGTCTCCAGATTCAGAGTCAACATACTCTTTCAACGCGGCACCATCTCCATTGCCGTTCGCATGGTGCCCTTTCAGATCATGACCATCGACATGCTGAACCAGCCGACGATATTCAAGAGCCTGATCATGAAACCCAGGGGACTGATTCTGGTCACCGGGCCGACCGGTTCCGGGAAATCGACGTCCATGGCCGCCATGCTGCAGCACCTCAACGAAAACAGAAACTCAAGCGTCATCACCATCGAAGATCCCATCGAGTACGTCTTTCAGGACAACAAGTGCATCATCGCCCAACGCGAACTGGGCGGAGACACCAACTCCTACCCCATTGCGCTGCGCCACGCCCTGCGCCATGACCCTGACGTAATTGTTGTCGGTGAGATCCGGGATGTCGAAAGCCTGACCACGGCCATCGCCGCCGCCGAAACCGGGCACCTGGTACTGGGCACGCTCCATACGATCAATGCCGTCCAGACGGTCGACCGCGTCATCGACATGTATCCGCCGGGCCAGCAGCACCAGATACGGCTTCAGCTGTCCCAGGTATTGGAAGCCATTATTTCCCAAACGCTGGTAATCCGGGCCAATGGCCGCGGGCGCGTCGGCGTTTACGAGATTCTGCTGGCGACGACCGCCGTCCGGAACCTTGTTCGCGAGGGAAAGACTTTCGAACTTCAGTCGATCATGCAACTCAACCGGCAAATGGGCATGCAGACCCTTGACCAGCACCTGGCCGAACTCGCGGCCAACGGCATCATCGCCAAAGAAGAAGCCTTGATGAAGAGCGATAGCCCCGAACGGCTGGAGCGTTTGATCGAGGAAGCTAAACGCAACGTCAAAGGCCCGGATCCCTTTAAACGCTGA